From Candidatus Hydrogenedentota bacterium, a single genomic window includes:
- a CDS encoding DNA translocase FtsK: MAERLFLPEFGKIGCNVTGITMVLVGLLLSTEILFVDTFKITRAATRCFLRANLALVAAHRARRQAVAQRERSSAPAERVRAARKRDEDIPPAPLVPPETAELPFDGPPVEDTPFEAIPNIPEPVLARDADPLHATVELDAAPEAAPVPSNGQLDLSADECSPARPVRRVVKRKRLAAEVELPPDYEYPRFFTRPPMELLDEPRPRVIKNLSEQLAHTGALLEKTLQTFGIEARVTDYTRGPTITRYELEPAPGIKVSRFLALADDLALALKAHRVRVEAPIPGKGRVGIEVPNVERDQVLIRELLENRAFAQYKGRLPLALGKDITGAPRVADLATMPHLLVAGATGTGKTVCVKALLASLLFRHTPEELQLVLIDPKMVEFMIFNDIPHLITPVVVEPKKAAAALNWLIHEMEERYQLFANLNCRNIDVYNESVENGEIEVEGEQQDGSSGSVTVIRKLPYIVCIIDELADLMMQARAEVEDAIGRLAQKARAVGIHLIIATQRPSVDVLTGVIKANFPSRLSFQVSSRVDSRCILDEIGAERLIGLGDMLYLPAGHSKPIRIQGAFVSDPEMNGLIGYLKTQAPPQYKDEIEYFGKTGELREEAIDESDPLLEDAVRVVLETGQASISMVQRRLRVGYTRAARLIDIMELKGIVGPHVGSKAREILVNAQLEDDQA, translated from the coding sequence ATGGCGGAACGGCTGTTTCTGCCTGAATTTGGGAAGATTGGGTGCAACGTGACCGGAATCACGATGGTGCTCGTCGGCCTGCTGCTCTCGACGGAAATTCTGTTCGTTGATACCTTCAAGATAACGCGCGCGGCGACGCGCTGCTTCCTGCGCGCGAATCTGGCGCTGGTGGCGGCACACCGCGCGCGCCGGCAGGCCGTGGCGCAGCGTGAGCGCTCGTCAGCGCCGGCGGAACGCGTGCGCGCGGCCAGGAAACGCGACGAGGACATCCCGCCTGCGCCGCTCGTGCCGCCGGAAACGGCGGAGTTGCCGTTTGACGGGCCGCCCGTGGAGGACACGCCGTTCGAGGCCATCCCCAATATCCCTGAGCCGGTGCTGGCGCGCGATGCGGACCCGCTGCACGCGACGGTCGAACTCGATGCCGCGCCGGAGGCGGCGCCGGTGCCCAGCAACGGTCAGTTGGACCTTAGCGCGGATGAATGCAGTCCGGCACGGCCGGTGCGCCGCGTGGTAAAGCGCAAGAGACTGGCCGCGGAGGTCGAACTGCCGCCGGACTATGAGTATCCCCGGTTCTTCACGCGCCCACCCATGGAACTACTGGACGAACCACGGCCCCGGGTCATCAAGAACCTGAGCGAACAACTGGCGCATACGGGGGCGCTGCTCGAGAAAACACTGCAGACGTTCGGCATCGAGGCGCGCGTAACGGATTACACGCGTGGGCCGACCATCACGCGCTATGAACTGGAACCGGCGCCGGGCATCAAGGTGAGCCGCTTCCTCGCGCTGGCGGACGATTTGGCGCTGGCGTTGAAGGCGCACCGGGTGCGCGTCGAGGCGCCCATACCGGGCAAGGGCCGCGTGGGCATCGAGGTGCCCAACGTCGAGCGCGACCAGGTGCTGATCCGCGAGTTGCTCGAGAACCGCGCGTTCGCGCAGTACAAGGGCAGATTGCCGCTGGCGCTGGGCAAGGATATCACGGGCGCGCCGCGTGTCGCGGATCTGGCGACGATGCCGCACCTGCTGGTGGCGGGCGCAACGGGTACGGGCAAGACGGTGTGCGTGAAGGCGCTGCTTGCGAGCCTGCTGTTCCGCCACACGCCCGAGGAGCTGCAGCTGGTGCTGATCGACCCGAAGATGGTCGAGTTCATGATTTTCAACGACATACCGCACCTGATCACGCCCGTGGTGGTCGAGCCGAAGAAGGCGGCCGCGGCGCTGAACTGGCTGATCCACGAAATGGAAGAGCGGTATCAGCTCTTCGCGAACCTCAATTGCCGCAACATCGACGTTTACAACGAGAGCGTCGAGAACGGCGAGATCGAAGTCGAGGGCGAGCAGCAGGACGGCAGCAGTGGCTCCGTCACCGTGATCCGCAAGCTTCCCTATATCGTGTGCATCATCGACGAGCTGGCGGATCTGATGATGCAGGCGCGCGCGGAGGTGGAAGACGCGATCGGGCGGCTTGCGCAAAAGGCGCGGGCCGTCGGCATTCACCTGATAATCGCGACGCAGCGGCCGTCGGTGGACGTGCTGACCGGCGTGATCAAGGCAAACTTCCCGTCGCGCCTGTCGTTCCAGGTCTCGTCGCGCGTGGATTCGCGGTGCATCCTGGACGAAATCGGCGCGGAACGGCTCATCGGCCTAGGCGACATGCTGTATCTGCCGGCAGGCCATTCGAAGCCAATCCGGATCCAGGGCGCGTTCGTGAGCGACCCGGAGATGAACGGGTTGATCGGCTACTTGAAAACGCAGGCTCCTCCGCAGTACAAAGATGAAATCGAGTACTTCGGTAAAACCGGGGAACTTCGGGAAGAAGCCATAGACGAGTCGGACCCATTGCTTGAGGACGCGGTGCGGGTGGTTCTGGAAACGGGGCAGGCCTCGATTTCGATGGTGCAACGGCGCCTGCGAGTAGGGTACACTAGAGCCGCCCGGTTGATTGATATCATGGAATTGAAGGGGATCGTGGGTCCGCATGTGGGAAGCAAGGCGCGGGAGATTCTGGTCAACGCGCAATTGGAGGACGATCAGGCATGA
- a CDS encoding helix-turn-helix domain-containing protein → MSRFVEQGIALRARREELGRTLVEAHDAIHVPIEHLRALEAGDLRALPGTAFASGFLKTYCEYLETDAAPFLYALDACTGGIRKAPIHRQAAAPTAPERPAWMTDVIAWGAVCGLMVFAWFTYTVVVRPIIESYQDRVRAGTVEVAPPSMFEIEK, encoded by the coding sequence ATGAGCCGGTTCGTGGAGCAGGGGATAGCGTTGCGCGCGCGGCGGGAGGAATTGGGCCGGACTCTGGTGGAGGCGCACGATGCGATTCACGTGCCTATTGAGCATCTGCGGGCGCTCGAGGCCGGTGATCTGCGCGCGCTGCCGGGAACGGCCTTCGCCAGCGGGTTTCTGAAAACCTATTGCGAGTATCTGGAAACGGACGCGGCGCCGTTCCTCTACGCGCTCGACGCGTGTACGGGCGGTATCCGCAAGGCGCCCATACACCGGCAAGCCGCCGCCCCGACAGCGCCGGAACGTCCGGCGTGGATGACGGACGTAATTGCCTGGGGCGCGGTTTGTGGCCTGATGGTCTTTGCCTGGTTCACCTACACCGTTGTCGTGCGCCCGATTATCGAGAGCTACCAGGACCGCGTGCGCGCCGGCACGGTCGAGGTGGCGCCGCCGAGCATGTTCGAGATTGAGAAGTAG